One Spirochaeta africana DSM 8902 genomic window carries:
- a CDS encoding efflux RND transporter periplasmic adaptor subunit: protein MKHPNLPVQGLIPMLTLLSVLLLASCSPENGDDALTGADQEDELTISVTVRELEPQLIRNYIDVNAEIQPVTSVDVFADTAGELTRLTVSKGDRVSRTDVIGEVDPSRAGQRFAPSPIRAPISGTVVMVAPRVGSQISPQTPVARIATTDELEITTHISDRHLGRLRSGTRALVKLDAFPGEEFPARITRLSPVVDPQSRTAETILRFDRTDRRIRPGMFARLQIILEERPDSLAVPQTAIVRRDGRTMVYIIDEDSRAARREVELGIQIDGQAELRSGVQPGDRVITRGQNLVEAGTRVRILED from the coding sequence ATGAAACACCCTAACCTGCCCGTTCAGGGGCTGATTCCCATGCTGACCCTGCTGTCGGTACTGTTGCTGGCATCCTGCAGCCCGGAAAACGGCGATGACGCGCTCACCGGTGCCGATCAGGAAGACGAACTCACCATATCGGTCACCGTACGCGAGCTGGAACCGCAGCTGATCCGCAATTACATCGATGTGAATGCGGAGATCCAGCCGGTCACCAGTGTTGATGTTTTTGCCGACACCGCCGGCGAACTGACCAGACTGACCGTATCCAAAGGAGACCGCGTCAGCCGCACCGATGTAATCGGGGAGGTTGATCCCTCACGCGCCGGGCAGCGCTTTGCACCCAGCCCGATCCGCGCCCCGATCAGCGGCACCGTAGTTATGGTGGCACCGCGGGTTGGCTCCCAGATCTCGCCGCAGACCCCGGTGGCCCGCATCGCCACCACCGACGAGCTGGAGATAACCACCCACATATCGGATCGCCATCTCGGACGGCTGCGCAGCGGCACTCGAGCACTGGTAAAACTCGATGCCTTCCCCGGCGAGGAATTTCCCGCCCGGATTACCCGGCTGAGCCCGGTGGTAGATCCTCAGAGCCGCACCGCCGAAACAATCCTGCGTTTTGATCGCACCGACCGGCGGATTCGCCCCGGCATGTTCGCGCGGCTGCAGATTATCCTGGAGGAACGGCCGGACAGCCTGGCAGTTCCGCAAACCGCGATTGTTCGCCGCGACGGGCGCACCATGGTGTACATAATCGACGAAGATTCCCGGGCTGCACGACGCGAGGTAGAACTCGGTATCCAGATTGATGGCCAGGCCGAACTGCGCAGCGGTGTTCAGCCAGGCGATCGCGTGATTACCCGGGGGCAGAACCTGGTGGAAGCCGGAACCCGTGTCCGGATCCTGGAGGATTAG
- a CDS encoding ectoine synthase, whose protein sequence is MFTVKLDDIKGTGNEVDGGNWISRRLLLRKDGFGFSLHDTIIKEGTETYIWYKNHLEAVYCIEGEGEVEDLDNNITYEIKPGTVYALSGHEKHLLRALKGDMRMVCVFNPPITGREVHDENGVYPLIEED, encoded by the coding sequence ATGTTTACCGTTAAACTGGACGATATCAAGGGAACCGGGAACGAGGTAGATGGCGGCAACTGGATCAGCCGACGCCTGCTGCTGCGCAAGGATGGTTTCGGATTTTCCCTGCACGACACTATCATCAAGGAAGGCACCGAGACTTACATCTGGTACAAGAACCACCTGGAAGCAGTGTACTGCATCGAGGGCGAGGGTGAGGTTGAGGATCTGGACAACAACATCACCTATGAGATCAAACCGGGTACGGTATATGCCCTGAGCGGGCACGAAAAACACCTGCTGCGCGCGCTCAAGGGCGATATGCGGATGGTATGCGTGTTCAACCCACCGATTACTGGCCGAGAGGTTCACGATGAGAACGGGGTATACCCGCTTATCGAGGAAGACTGA
- a CDS encoding metallophosphoesterase, giving the protein MLEFLRPGLEVLQTEPDYQRPRDQHGLPGGLVRLSPVRTTVIIPDIHARMEIVRRVLDIPLALSPDTDTTTPLLTALQQGRAQLVCVGDYVHAEQRAAERWRLAMQEFLEGFTRHTAMDDEMRESLGTLQMLAAIKTALPEAVHLLKGNHENIRNREGNGNHSFGKFAYEGQMVADYMEQFYPPEVIETIDQFEQNLPLLAIGGSFLVSHAEPSRFFMPAEIRDYRENGEVTEGLTWTANGDAEDGSVAAMLDSYISSDPGLSSYYFAGHRPVNGRYGTRADGRLIQLHNPASGIAAVINPDQQFDPDQDILVI; this is encoded by the coding sequence GTGCTGGAATTTCTGCGGCCAGGACTCGAGGTGCTGCAAACCGAGCCGGACTACCAGCGTCCGCGCGATCAGCACGGCTTGCCCGGCGGGCTGGTACGTCTAAGCCCGGTACGCACCACGGTAATCATTCCCGATATTCACGCCCGCATGGAGATTGTCCGGCGCGTACTGGACATTCCGCTTGCCCTGAGCCCGGATACCGACACCACCACGCCATTACTGACAGCGCTGCAGCAAGGACGCGCCCAACTCGTATGTGTGGGTGATTACGTCCACGCCGAGCAGCGAGCTGCGGAGCGGTGGCGTCTGGCAATGCAGGAGTTTCTGGAAGGATTTACCAGGCATACCGCTATGGACGACGAGATGCGTGAAAGCCTGGGAACCCTGCAGATGCTGGCCGCGATAAAAACCGCCCTGCCCGAAGCCGTGCATCTGTTAAAAGGAAATCACGAGAACATCCGCAACCGCGAAGGAAACGGCAATCATTCCTTCGGCAAATTTGCCTACGAGGGGCAGATGGTAGCCGACTATATGGAGCAGTTCTATCCGCCCGAGGTTATCGAAACCATTGACCAGTTCGAGCAGAACCTGCCGCTGCTGGCAATAGGCGGCAGCTTCCTGGTAAGCCACGCCGAGCCGAGCCGCTTTTTCATGCCTGCCGAGATCCGTGATTATCGGGAGAACGGTGAGGTGACCGAAGGCCTTACATGGACCGCCAATGGCGATGCCGAGGACGGCAGCGTAGCCGCCATGCTGGACAGCTATATCAGCAGCGATCCTGGCCTGAGCTCCTATTATTTTGCCGGGCACCGCCCGGTAAACGGCCGTTACGGCACCCGCGCCGACGGTCGTCTTATCCAGCTGCACAATCCCGCCAGCGGGATAGCTGCAGTCATCAACCCCGATCAGCAATTTGACCCGGACCAGGATATTCTGGTGATATAA
- a CDS encoding efflux RND transporter permease subunit yields the protein MLVKTIVNRPTTFFVIFALLAAFGLYTLSDISVDLFPEIDPPVLVVFTNYEGADPQEVERSVTRPLESLLSNVSNVSRLSSTTSQGNSQIIMEFTWGTNMDEASNEIRDRLDMARGMMPDDAGTPGIFKFDPSLIPIMELRLMGNRSTDELRELALDSVQPRLEQIDGVAQAGVMGGRDRVIRVDIPRSRMDAYGLTFNQVSQALRSQNIDMGAGTLTEGELNYVIRTAGEFRSLQDIERTVVTQRNGQTIRLGDLGTVSEGYRRESSLVYINGEPSIYIAVQKQSDANSVQAADNVLAQLDRINSELPAGVELSVIFDTTQLIRDSLETVTNQALLGAVLAVIILFFFLRSVKSTLVVAISIPVSIIVTLMIMFFAGLTLNLMTLAGLALGVGLLVDNSIVILENIYRYREKGAKLRPSAILGSQEMINAIIAATLTTISVFLPLAIFRAQLEVAGELFASLAFTVVISLIASLLVAIFLVPVLSSRYFPLTTPMQKPLKGAVKKLDDAMQAMFTGLDSAYKAALRRVLRHKIITLVTITVLFFASLALIGSIGFELFPSQEPDSIELNVRMPTGTTLSRTEEVMRDLEQIIRGEIEGFDDIILRVGSSGMFGGTTAHSGRISITLPEFDQRIETAEEIRSSLRPYFDRFPGVELTFGGGGMFGGGGGMGGGRPIDIRIRTDDTQRAREVANQIVAILDEQVEGAVDPELNISDGLPQVDVVIDRERAYALGLNIATIGQEVRANIDGISASRYRTGGSEYDIVLMLDEADRTQVPDLDRIFVANAAGTRIPLSSFASYERTTGPVTINRESQARQIRVQADLAPGFQVAQVEPEIRQLVAQQVPLDDGVVVLFEGEFADLQRYGRVFISIIIVAIMLVFGVMAAQFESFVDPFIIFFTIPLTLIGVILIHFAMGVNLSLFTAVGFVMLVGIVVNNGIVLVDYTNLLRKRGLPLTEACVEAGGNRLRPILMTNLTTILGLVPVSFLEGEGTELIQPIGLTVIGGLSASALLTLFFVPVIYAVFNRITEKRAARREARLERRFEHHLEADLSFPKEEN from the coding sequence ATGCTCGTAAAAACCATTGTAAACCGACCAACAACCTTTTTTGTTATCTTTGCCTTGCTGGCCGCCTTCGGCCTGTACACCCTGTCGGACATTTCGGTCGACCTCTTCCCCGAGATCGATCCGCCGGTACTGGTGGTGTTCACCAACTACGAAGGGGCCGACCCGCAGGAGGTGGAGCGCTCGGTAACCCGCCCGCTGGAGTCGCTGCTGAGCAATGTCTCGAACGTAAGCCGACTGAGTTCTACCACCAGCCAGGGGAACAGTCAGATCATTATGGAGTTTACCTGGGGCACCAACATGGACGAGGCCAGCAACGAGATCCGCGACCGTCTCGACATGGCCCGGGGCATGATGCCGGACGATGCCGGGACCCCCGGGATCTTCAAGTTTGACCCATCCCTGATCCCGATTATGGAGCTGCGGCTGATGGGCAACCGCTCCACCGATGAGCTGCGCGAGCTTGCCCTGGACAGTGTACAGCCGCGCCTTGAACAGATCGACGGGGTTGCCCAGGCCGGGGTAATGGGTGGACGTGACCGGGTAATCAGGGTCGACATTCCCCGCAGCCGAATGGACGCCTACGGCCTGACATTCAATCAGGTGTCCCAGGCGCTGCGCAGCCAGAACATCGACATGGGGGCTGGCACCCTGACAGAGGGAGAGCTCAACTATGTAATCCGCACCGCCGGTGAATTCCGCTCGCTGCAGGATATCGAGCGAACCGTGGTTACCCAGCGCAACGGACAGACCATCCGGCTGGGAGACCTGGGTACCGTCAGCGAGGGCTACCGGCGTGAATCCAGCCTGGTCTACATCAATGGCGAGCCCAGCATCTACATCGCGGTGCAAAAGCAGAGCGATGCCAACTCGGTGCAGGCCGCTGACAACGTGCTGGCCCAGCTCGACCGCATAAACAGCGAACTGCCCGCCGGGGTCGAGCTCTCGGTTATCTTCGACACCACCCAGCTGATACGGGACTCCCTGGAGACCGTTACCAACCAGGCCCTGCTGGGGGCAGTGCTGGCAGTCATAATCCTGTTCTTCTTTCTCCGCAGCGTAAAATCAACCCTGGTTGTGGCGATCTCGATTCCGGTCTCGATCATTGTAACCCTGATGATCATGTTCTTTGCCGGGCTGACCCTGAATCTGATGACCCTTGCCGGCCTGGCCCTTGGGGTAGGCCTGCTGGTGGATAACTCGATTGTTATCCTGGAGAATATCTATCGCTACCGGGAAAAAGGCGCCAAGCTGCGTCCCTCGGCCATCCTCGGCAGCCAGGAGATGATCAATGCGATCATCGCCGCAACCCTGACCACCATCTCGGTGTTCCTGCCACTGGCGATCTTTCGTGCCCAGCTCGAGGTTGCCGGCGAGCTGTTCGCCAGCCTGGCGTTCACGGTGGTAATATCCCTGATCGCCTCGCTGCTGGTGGCCATCTTCCTGGTTCCGGTCCTGTCCAGCCGGTATTTTCCGCTTACTACCCCGATGCAGAAACCCCTGAAAGGCGCGGTAAAAAAACTCGATGACGCCATGCAGGCGATGTTTACCGGACTGGATTCGGCCTACAAGGCTGCCCTGCGCCGGGTACTGCGTCACAAGATCATCACCCTGGTTACCATTACGGTACTGTTCTTTGCCAGTCTGGCCCTGATCGGCTCGATCGGTTTCGAGCTGTTCCCGTCCCAGGAACCGGACAGCATCGAGCTGAATGTTCGTATGCCGACCGGCACCACCCTCAGTCGTACCGAGGAGGTCATGCGGGATCTTGAGCAGATCATCCGCGGTGAAATCGAAGGATTCGATGACATCATTCTTAGGGTTGGCTCCAGCGGCATGTTCGGCGGGACCACCGCCCACTCGGGACGTATCTCGATCACCCTGCCGGAGTTTGACCAGCGTATTGAGACCGCCGAGGAGATTCGCAGCAGCCTGCGGCCCTACTTTGACCGATTTCCCGGGGTCGAACTGACCTTTGGCGGTGGAGGGATGTTTGGCGGCGGCGGCGGAATGGGCGGTGGTCGCCCGATTGATATCCGCATTCGCACCGATGATACCCAGCGCGCCCGCGAGGTCGCCAATCAGATAGTGGCAATCCTTGATGAACAGGTGGAGGGTGCCGTCGATCCGGAACTGAATATAAGTGACGGCCTGCCACAGGTGGATGTGGTGATCGATCGCGAGCGCGCCTACGCCCTGGGGCTGAACATTGCCACCATCGGTCAGGAGGTTCGTGCCAACATCGACGGCATCTCTGCTTCCCGCTACCGCACCGGCGGCAGTGAGTACGACATTGTTCTGATGCTCGATGAGGCAGATCGCACCCAGGTGCCGGATCTGGACCGGATTTTTGTAGCCAACGCAGCCGGCACCCGCATCCCGCTGTCCAGTTTTGCCTCGTACGAACGAACCACCGGGCCAGTTACCATCAACCGTGAATCCCAGGCCCGGCAGATCCGGGTCCAGGCCGACCTGGCGCCAGGTTTTCAGGTTGCCCAGGTAGAACCCGAGATCCGCCAGCTGGTTGCCCAGCAGGTTCCCCTGGACGATGGCGTAGTCGTGCTGTTTGAGGGGGAGTTTGCCGACCTGCAGCGCTATGGCCGGGTATTTATCTCCATCATCATCGTGGCAATCATGCTGGTGTTCGGGGTTATGGCGGCCCAGTTCGAGTCGTTTGTAGACCCGTTCATTATTTTCTTTACCATCCCCCTCACCCTGATCGGGGTAATCCTGATTCACTTTGCAATGGGGGTAAACCTGAGCCTGTTCACGGCAGTCGGATTTGTAATGCTGGTGGGAATTGTCGTTAATAACGGTATCGTACTGGTTGATTACACCAATCTGCTGCGAAAACGCGGGCTACCCCTTACCGAAGCCTGTGTAGAAGCCGGCGGCAACCGACTGCGCCCCATTCTTATGACAAACCTGACCACCATCCTTGGTCTGGTGCCGGTCTCCTTTCTGGAAGGTGAAGGAACCGAACTCATCCAGCCGATCGGGCTTACCGTTATCGGCGGACTCTCGGCCAGTGCCCTGCTGACACTGTTCTTTGTTCCGGTGATCTATGCAGTCTTTAATCGCATCACCGAGAAACGTGCAGCACGTCGCGAGGCCCGGTTGGAACGGCGCTTCGAGCATCATCTCGAGGCTGATCTGAGCTTCCCCAAGGAGGAAAACTGA
- a CDS encoding TolC family protein produces the protein MRTAHRTPLLPVVLLLLISASLTALPAPSELDIDTAVELALANNLGIRSHRIDAQIAERNYQHRFNVLYPQISAQGTLARPNAEPEDPFAGLMEQLGFPPVPDAEDPPRWNMTGTLSAQLTLASQMIHGIRAVTDAYHNAEIELDDARRELEKQIRTSFYQLLLQQEQLDLSERRLAATRARLEEVQQNYEAGLVDELTLRRTQVALENQRPGLLRQRQGYATAKHSLAAALGVDSLENTTITGSIEQASLELADESALLQLIDRNPDIQAARRGIQGMETRIDLTRAEMLPTLTFAFSLNPGLSGDPFSSDPFDTDNWSDRGSFSMTLRQPLDPLLPGSSTRQNLANQRDELQQAHLRVEQARSGVALQTRRLLGEITAARETIESLQANVALAERAFELAEEAYQSGLRDFSVVRDAEIDLGDARLQLLQEQHRSIELLLELEYLLNTPHETMKEIN, from the coding sequence ATGCGTACCGCCCACCGCACGCCGCTGCTGCCTGTCGTGCTGTTGCTGCTGATCAGCGCCAGCCTGACCGCACTGCCGGCACCCTCGGAGCTGGACATCGACACCGCCGTTGAGCTGGCCCTGGCCAACAACCTGGGCATCCGCTCGCATCGAATCGATGCACAGATTGCCGAGCGCAACTACCAGCATCGCTTTAACGTGCTGTATCCACAGATTTCCGCACAGGGAACCCTGGCACGGCCAAACGCCGAACCGGAGGACCCCTTTGCCGGCCTGATGGAACAGCTGGGCTTCCCCCCTGTCCCGGACGCAGAGGATCCGCCCCGCTGGAACATGACCGGAACCCTGAGCGCCCAGCTCACCCTGGCGTCCCAGATGATTCACGGGATTCGCGCCGTAACCGATGCCTACCACAACGCCGAAATCGAGCTTGACGATGCCCGGCGAGAGCTGGAAAAACAGATCCGAACCTCGTTCTATCAGCTGCTGCTGCAGCAGGAGCAGCTGGACTTGTCAGAGCGTCGCCTGGCCGCAACCCGGGCCCGACTTGAGGAGGTACAGCAGAACTATGAGGCCGGTCTGGTCGATGAGCTTACCCTGCGACGAACCCAGGTAGCCCTGGAGAACCAGCGTCCGGGGTTGTTGCGCCAGCGCCAGGGCTATGCTACAGCCAAGCACAGCCTGGCCGCTGCACTGGGCGTTGACAGCCTGGAGAACACCACCATTACCGGCTCGATTGAGCAGGCCTCGCTGGAGCTGGCAGATGAATCTGCCCTGCTCCAGCTGATTGACCGCAATCCCGATATCCAGGCTGCCCGGCGCGGAATCCAGGGGATGGAAACCCGGATCGACCTGACCCGCGCCGAGATGCTGCCAACCCTGACCTTTGCGTTTTCGCTGAATCCCGGCCTGTCCGGCGACCCGTTCTCCAGCGATCCCTTTGATACCGACAACTGGAGCGATCGCGGCAGCTTCTCGATGACCCTGCGACAACCGCTTGATCCCCTGCTGCCGGGTTCCAGCACACGACAGAATCTTGCCAACCAGCGGGATGAGCTGCAGCAGGCACACCTGCGGGTAGAACAGGCCCGCAGCGGCGTTGCCCTGCAGACCCGCCGCCTGCTCGGAGAGATTACTGCAGCGCGCGAGACCATCGAATCGCTGCAGGCAAATGTGGCACTGGCTGAACGTGCCTTCGAGCTGGCAGAGGAAGCGTATCAAAGCGGGCTGCGGGACTTCTCGGTTGTCCGCGATGCGGAGATAGATCTTGGCGATGCCCGTCTACAGCTGCTGCAGGAGCAGCACCGCTCTATCGAGCTGCTGCTGGAACTGGAATACCTGCTTAACACCCCACATGAAACCATGAAGGAGATAAACTGA
- a CDS encoding PG0541 family transporter-associated protein → MQQRIEIILNQAVEEDLFDRFQAHNVGTRYTKIAPAFGKGRSGERHGDHIWPEENLVLIMYCSTEEGERIIQAAREVKQLFPNEGIKLYTMPAENIQL, encoded by the coding sequence ATGCAGCAGCGAATTGAAATCATCCTGAACCAGGCGGTCGAGGAGGATCTGTTCGACCGCTTCCAGGCCCACAATGTGGGTACCCGCTACACCAAGATAGCCCCAGCCTTTGGCAAGGGCCGCAGCGGGGAGCGCCATGGCGATCATATCTGGCCCGAAGAGAACCTGGTGCTGATCATGTATTGCTCCACCGAGGAAGGGGAGCGCATAATCCAGGCTGCCCGCGAGGTAAAACAGCTCTTTCCCAATGAAGGAATCAAGCTGTACACCATGCCGGCAGAAAATATCCAGCTGTAG
- the ectB gene encoding diaminobutyrate--2-oxoglutarate transaminase has protein sequence MSTSTQNTTDDPSQKHDATDLGIFETLESEVRSYIRNFPILFTKAKDHLMWDADGNEYVDFFSGAGALNYGHNNPDLQKKLVDYILRDGIAHSLDMATDAKKEFLEAFQDIILKPRLLDYKVMFPGPTGTNAVESALKLARKVKGRDSVISFTNAYHGMTLGSLAITGNAFKRTGAGLPLTNSVAMPYANYLNEEMDTLAYMEHFLKDNGSGVDLPAAIILETVQGEGGINVASLAWIRDLEDLCRRWDIMLIVDDVQAGCGRTGTFFSFEEAGITPDIVCISKSISGYGLPMALTLIKPEHDVFGPGEHNGTFRGNNLAFVTATETLKFWQDDSLTKKIRAQEKMIEESLGKIVQACPKLKAEHRGRGFMQGLVCHANGTAKDVCREAFSRGLIMETSGPNSEVAKLFPPITISDAGLKRGLELLEQAAAAVNDNL, from the coding sequence ATGAGTACCAGTACACAAAACACCACCGATGATCCCAGTCAGAAGCACGACGCCACCGACCTGGGGATCTTTGAAACCCTGGAATCGGAGGTTCGCAGCTACATTCGCAACTTCCCGATCCTGTTTACCAAAGCCAAAGACCACCTGATGTGGGATGCCGACGGCAACGAGTACGTCGACTTCTTCTCCGGCGCCGGAGCCCTGAACTACGGGCACAACAATCCTGATCTGCAGAAGAAGCTGGTTGACTACATTCTGCGTGACGGGATCGCCCATAGCCTGGACATGGCAACCGACGCAAAAAAAGAATTCCTCGAGGCATTTCAGGACATTATCCTCAAGCCCCGCCTGCTTGACTACAAGGTCATGTTCCCCGGACCAACCGGAACCAACGCCGTCGAGAGTGCGCTCAAGCTGGCCCGGAAGGTCAAGGGACGCGACTCGGTAATCTCCTTTACCAATGCCTATCACGGGATGACCCTGGGGTCTCTGGCTATAACCGGGAATGCCTTCAAGCGTACCGGTGCCGGCCTGCCGCTGACCAACAGCGTCGCCATGCCGTATGCCAACTACCTCAATGAGGAGATGGACACCCTGGCCTATATGGAGCACTTCCTGAAGGATAATGGCTCCGGGGTCGACCTGCCGGCAGCGATTATCCTGGAAACCGTCCAGGGCGAGGGCGGCATCAACGTGGCCAGTCTGGCCTGGATCCGTGACCTGGAAGATCTCTGCCGTCGCTGGGACATTATGCTGATTGTAGATGATGTCCAGGCCGGCTGCGGACGCACCGGTACCTTCTTCAGTTTTGAGGAAGCAGGAATCACCCCGGATATTGTGTGCATCTCGAAGTCTATCAGCGGCTACGGTCTGCCGATGGCCCTTACCCTGATCAAGCCGGAGCACGATGTATTCGGGCCTGGTGAGCATAATGGTACCTTCCGGGGCAATAATCTGGCCTTTGTCACCGCCACCGAGACCCTCAAGTTCTGGCAGGATGACAGCCTGACCAAGAAGATCCGCGCCCAGGAAAAAATGATCGAGGAATCCCTTGGCAAGATTGTCCAGGCCTGCCCCAAGCTCAAGGCCGAACATCGTGGTCGTGGTTTTATGCAGGGACTGGTCTGTCACGCCAACGGCACCGCCAAGGATGTGTGTCGCGAGGCCTTCAGTCGTGGTCTGATCATGGAAACCAGCGGCCCGAACAGCGAGGTTGCCAAGCTCTTCCCGCCGATCACCATCAGCGATGCGGGACTGAAGCGCGGGCTCGAACTGCTTGAGCAGGCTGCTGCAGCCGTAAATGACAACCTGTAG
- a CDS encoding TetR/AcrR family transcriptional regulator — translation MEQQFTTKQLKRREQIVAAGLVTWQHTDFSVLTMDAVAAELGVSKPALYRYFSSKDELIRAIDDSAAHSILTHGSSWLSATGSADLLTMSMLLVQHAAALFTENPYALQCVTARRYFLEPASRTALLALGKQMEDRLADRADRDTADYLLFSAAVWNIYRHFCGSAPAEHQQLLNHAAVTDGWILERCLNGIAGPQAKSASIDYVGVEQAFTPNRSETRREPHRIFTAIEQVVSEVGVAEATVQRIAERIGISTSSLYFHFSDRSDMITQTIEQERQHFIELLHRCRADFTGSPLEQLYGLMLLLDTYYRINPEILTVGNWIRSQTVRIAEPPSPPNLDQDFPFLTEGITSGWYTDQITSFSILAYLQMFVIHHRFFDAGRKESPCSIACMRRRFRLAFYGIETQGNTR, via the coding sequence ATGGAGCAGCAATTCACCACCAAACAACTCAAGCGCCGCGAGCAGATTGTGGCCGCCGGCCTGGTAACCTGGCAGCATACGGACTTTTCTGTGCTGACCATGGATGCGGTAGCCGCCGAACTCGGGGTGAGCAAGCCAGCCCTCTACCGCTACTTCTCCTCCAAGGATGAGCTGATCCGTGCTATCGATGATTCGGCCGCACACTCGATCCTGACCCATGGCAGCAGCTGGCTATCGGCAACCGGATCAGCTGATCTGCTGACCATGAGCATGCTGCTGGTGCAGCATGCCGCCGCCCTGTTTACTGAAAACCCGTATGCCCTGCAGTGTGTTACTGCACGGCGCTACTTTCTTGAGCCGGCCTCACGTACCGCACTGCTGGCACTGGGAAAACAGATGGAGGATCGACTGGCAGACAGAGCCGACCGGGACACCGCTGACTATCTGCTGTTCAGTGCCGCGGTCTGGAATATCTATCGGCATTTCTGCGGCAGTGCTCCTGCAGAGCACCAGCAATTGTTGAACCATGCAGCGGTAACCGACGGCTGGATTCTGGAGCGCTGCCTGAATGGCATCGCCGGCCCGCAGGCAAAGTCGGCATCGATAGACTATGTGGGGGTCGAACAGGCCTTTACCCCCAACCGGTCAGAGACACGACGGGAACCGCATCGGATCTTCACCGCGATCGAGCAGGTTGTCAGCGAGGTCGGGGTTGCCGAGGCAACCGTTCAGCGCATCGCCGAGCGTATCGGCATATCTACCAGCAGCCTCTATTTTCATTTCTCTGATCGCAGTGACATGATAACCCAGACCATCGAACAAGAACGCCAACATTTTATAGAACTGCTGCATCGCTGCCGGGCGGATTTTACTGGCAGCCCGCTGGAGCAGCTGTATGGTCTGATGCTGCTGCTGGACACCTACTATCGCATCAATCCCGAGATCCTCACCGTCGGCAACTGGATTCGCAGCCAGACCGTACGGATTGCCGAACCGCCATCACCGCCAAACCTGGACCAGGATTTTCCCTTTCTGACCGAGGGAATAACCTCGGGTTGGTATACCGACCAGATTACCTCTTTCAGTATCCTGGCCTATCTGCAGATGTTCGTTATTCACCATCGATTTTTTGATGCCGGCCGGAAGGAGTCCCCATGCAGCATAGCCTGCATGCGGCGTCGCTTCAGGCTGGCATTTTACGGAATAGAAACTCAAGGAAATACCCGATGA